One Nocardia iowensis DNA window includes the following coding sequences:
- a CDS encoding D-alanyl-D-alanine carboxypeptidase family protein, whose amino-acid sequence MKIRDSRRRATLRLGSALAALAVLAGSTAVPSFAAPPSTTPTPFTTPNTDTCPQKTRPPAPIDLSEVPAPGQPTPNALPIPTPPVGGSRLGECGLVLPKGAPAVPQDISATSWQLSDLDTGEVLAAKDPHGRYRPASTIKVLLATIALRTLDLNKVIVGTQDDANADGTRVGIGPGGRYTNRQLMQGLIMASGNDAAHAIATQLGGEAATVAKMNELAKSLGALDTRTATPSGLDGPGMSSSAYDLSVLFREAMTIPLFAELIHTEQVDFPGYPGNPEIPGDKDHPGFPIGNDNHLLYDYAGAIGGKTGFTDDARQTFVAAAERNGRRLVVTLLKADVRPLRPTDQAARLLDYGFALPRGTSVGRLPDTDRKQPKNGAALAAPPPSDADQQSQPLADDNHDDNRAVWIVGGAILVLALLLGARRINRRQ is encoded by the coding sequence ATGAAGATCCGGGACTCGCGCCGCCGCGCCACGCTTCGCCTCGGTTCCGCGCTGGCCGCCCTGGCCGTGCTCGCGGGCTCGACCGCCGTTCCGTCGTTCGCCGCGCCACCCAGCACGACACCGACGCCGTTCACCACGCCGAACACCGACACCTGCCCGCAGAAGACGCGCCCGCCCGCGCCGATCGACCTGTCCGAGGTGCCGGCACCGGGCCAGCCGACACCCAACGCGCTGCCGATTCCCACGCCGCCCGTCGGCGGCAGCAGGCTCGGCGAATGCGGCCTGGTACTGCCCAAGGGGGCGCCTGCCGTGCCACAGGACATTTCGGCGACCTCATGGCAGCTCTCGGACCTGGACACGGGCGAGGTGCTCGCGGCCAAGGATCCGCACGGCCGCTACCGGCCCGCCAGCACCATCAAGGTGCTGCTCGCCACGATCGCGCTGCGCACCCTGGATCTGAACAAGGTGATCGTCGGCACGCAGGACGACGCGAATGCCGACGGCACCCGGGTCGGTATCGGTCCCGGCGGCCGCTATACCAACCGGCAGCTGATGCAGGGCCTGATCATGGCATCCGGCAACGACGCGGCGCACGCCATCGCCACCCAGCTCGGCGGCGAAGCGGCCACCGTCGCGAAGATGAACGAGCTCGCGAAGTCGTTGGGCGCCTTGGACACTCGCACGGCGACCCCGTCCGGGCTGGACGGTCCCGGCATGAGCAGCTCGGCTTACGACCTGTCGGTGCTGTTCCGCGAGGCCATGACGATTCCGCTGTTCGCCGAGCTCATCCACACCGAGCAGGTGGACTTCCCCGGTTATCCCGGGAACCCGGAGATCCCGGGCGACAAGGACCATCCCGGCTTCCCCATCGGCAATGACAACCATCTGCTCTACGACTACGCGGGCGCCATCGGCGGCAAGACCGGGTTCACCGACGACGCCAGGCAGACCTTCGTCGCCGCCGCCGAACGCAACGGCCGCCGTCTCGTCGTCACCCTCCTCAAAGCCGACGTGCGCCCACTGCGCCCCACCGACCAGGCGGCGCGCCTACTCGACTACGGCTTCGCCCTCCCCCGCGGCACCTCGGTCGGCCGACTCCCCGACACCGACCGGAAGCAACCCAAAAACGGTGCCGCCCTTGCCGCCCCACCGCCCAGCGACGCCGACCAGCAATCCCAGCCACTCGCCGACGACAACCACGACGACAACCGGGCTGTCTGGATCGTCGGCGGCGCGATCCTGGTCCTCGCTCTCCTCCTCGGCGCCCGCCGGATCAACCGGCGACAGTAG
- a CDS encoding MFS transporter yields the protein MKADSTRRWLALGALSVAMLTIGLDVTVLTVALPTLAVDLNANTAALQWFSSAYTLALAAVMLPAGALGDRYGRKKFLLAALLVFGGASVACAFAASAGQLIAARVVLGVAAAAMMPLSMSVLPSLFPEPAARQRALTIWITSTAIGLPLGPIVGGWLLRNFWWGSVFLINVPMVIIGALAVLALVPESRSENRFRVDVPSVLLSVVGMLGLTYGFIRIGEHGWDNGPAWSAVAAGVLLLGVFVLWQRRTAHPLVDLTLFETTGFRWGTALSIIVNFAMFGMFFTAPQYFQAVLGVDALGSGLRLLPLIGGLVVGSRLVDLALPKLGARAMLGVGFALLAGALALGAMTTVDSGYGFTALWTTLLGAGMGLAMPTAMGLAMGELTAERSGSGSALIQALRQAGGTIGVAILGTVLSTRYRSELGSLNREPVSDGVNAGVAVAHELGDSTVLHQVQNAFVGGMAAMLWVCAILCALSAAVAVAFVRSKQPVEVSAAEARERLDVGPGTDTSESTHVS from the coding sequence ATGAAGGCAGACTCGACCCGCCGCTGGCTTGCGCTCGGCGCGCTGTCGGTCGCGATGCTGACCATCGGGCTAGACGTCACGGTGCTCACCGTGGCGCTGCCAACGCTGGCTGTCGATCTGAATGCGAATACCGCTGCGCTGCAATGGTTCAGCAGCGCGTACACGCTCGCCCTGGCCGCCGTGATGCTGCCCGCCGGTGCGCTCGGCGACCGATACGGCCGCAAGAAGTTTCTGCTCGCGGCGCTGCTCGTGTTCGGTGGCGCGTCCGTTGCCTGCGCCTTCGCCGCCTCGGCGGGTCAGCTGATCGCCGCACGGGTGGTGCTCGGCGTCGCGGCCGCCGCGATGATGCCGCTGTCCATGTCGGTGCTGCCGTCACTGTTTCCGGAGCCGGCCGCGCGGCAGCGCGCGCTCACCATCTGGATCACCTCGACGGCGATCGGACTGCCGCTGGGGCCCATCGTCGGCGGCTGGCTGTTGCGGAACTTCTGGTGGGGGTCGGTGTTCCTGATCAACGTGCCGATGGTGATCATCGGCGCGCTGGCCGTGCTCGCCCTGGTTCCGGAATCGCGCAGCGAGAACCGATTTCGCGTGGACGTACCGAGTGTGCTGTTGTCGGTCGTCGGCATGCTCGGTCTCACCTACGGGTTCATTCGGATCGGCGAGCACGGTTGGGACAATGGACCGGCTTGGTCGGCAGTCGCGGCCGGGGTGCTGCTGCTCGGCGTGTTCGTGCTCTGGCAGCGAAGGACGGCGCATCCGCTCGTCGACCTCACGCTGTTCGAGACCACCGGATTCCGCTGGGGCACTGCCCTTTCCATCATCGTCAACTTCGCGATGTTCGGCATGTTCTTCACCGCGCCGCAGTATTTCCAGGCCGTTCTCGGCGTAGACGCACTGGGCAGCGGGCTGCGGCTGCTACCACTGATCGGCGGGCTGGTCGTCGGCAGCAGGCTGGTCGACCTGGCACTGCCGAAGCTCGGCGCCAGGGCAATGCTCGGTGTGGGATTCGCGCTGCTGGCGGGTGCGCTCGCGCTCGGCGCGATGACCACGGTGGACAGCGGCTACGGTTTCACCGCGCTGTGGACGACCCTGCTCGGCGCCGGCATGGGGCTGGCCATGCCGACGGCCATGGGCCTGGCAATGGGCGAACTCACCGCGGAACGTTCCGGTTCCGGTTCCGCGTTGATCCAAGCGCTGCGGCAGGCGGGTGGCACCATCGGTGTCGCGATCCTGGGCACGGTGCTGTCCACCCGCTACCGCTCGGAACTCGGCTCGTTGAACCGGGAACCGGTCTCCGACGGAGTGAACGCCGGGGTGGCGGTGGCGCACGAACTGGGCGACTCCACGGTCCTGCACCAGGTGCAGAACGCTTTCGTCGGCGGCATGGCCGCGATGCTCTGGGTCTGCGCGATCCTTTGCGCGTTGTCGGCCGCGGTCGCCGTCGCCTTCGTCCGATCGAAGCAGCCGGTCGAAGTCAGCGCTGCTGAAGCTCGGGAGCGGCTGGATGTCGGACCTGGCACGGATACGTCAGAATCGACACATGTCAGTTGA
- a CDS encoding TetR family transcriptional regulator, with translation MSVELSGEEPAVRGLRERKKERTRRTIRLEAFRLFREQGYSETTVEQIAAAAEVSPSTFFRYFPTKEQLVLADDLDPVLIEAVRAQPPDVTPLAAFRNAMVEVFEQLPASAQAFEQERQALIYHVPELRSAIGLEMERNIDMVSTMMAERVQGTADDFDIRVLAGALTGAGLAVARITPLNVENVGRMLDLLEAGLPIGQDKPGE, from the coding sequence ATGTCAGTTGAATTGTCCGGCGAAGAGCCAGCGGTGCGTGGCCTGCGGGAGCGGAAGAAGGAGCGGACTCGCCGGACGATTCGACTGGAAGCGTTCCGGCTGTTCCGCGAGCAGGGCTACAGCGAGACCACCGTCGAGCAGATCGCGGCGGCCGCCGAGGTGTCGCCGAGCACCTTCTTTCGCTACTTCCCGACCAAGGAACAGCTGGTGCTCGCCGATGACCTCGACCCGGTGCTGATCGAGGCGGTCCGAGCGCAGCCGCCCGACGTCACGCCGCTGGCCGCTTTCCGCAACGCGATGGTGGAGGTCTTCGAGCAACTGCCCGCGTCGGCGCAGGCCTTCGAGCAGGAACGGCAGGCGCTGATCTATCACGTGCCCGAGCTGCGGTCGGCCATCGGACTGGAAATGGAACGCAACATCGACATGGTGTCCACCATGATGGCCGAACGAGTCCAGGGCACCGCCGATGATTTCGATATCCGGGTACTGGCCGGCGCGTTGACGGGCGCGGGGCTCGCGGTCGCGAGAATTACGCCGCTGAATGTCGAAAACGTCGGCCGGATGCTGGATCTGCTGGAAGCGGGGTTGCCGATCGGGCAGGACAAGCCCGGCGAGTGA
- a CDS encoding phenylalanine 4-monooxygenase, which yields MFTEAQLYSPVTRSGDGDVTVHLSDEHPGVHDSDYRARRNAIAALALDYAPGKPVPQIAYTDEEQEVWRIASAELARKHRTYACAEVLAASARLALPKDHIPQLDEVSAALVPLSGFRYAPAAGLVPLREFFGSFADRTFHSTQYIRHHSAPLYTPEPDAIHEIIGHANQIASPRFAAIYEAVGAAVGRLETESALKFLANVFWFSMEFGVVREDGEVRCYGAGLLSSYGEIEEFRHADLRPLDVAAMGTAVYDITHYQPILYCAESVAEIEDVIGGFFSTMDDDTPERLRHSSAAGAQ from the coding sequence ATGTTCACCGAAGCTCAGCTGTACTCGCCGGTGACCCGGTCCGGCGATGGCGATGTCACCGTCCACCTGAGCGACGAGCACCCCGGCGTGCACGACTCGGATTACCGGGCCCGCCGCAATGCCATCGCCGCGCTGGCGCTCGATTACGCCCCAGGCAAACCCGTTCCGCAGATCGCCTACACCGACGAGGAACAGGAGGTGTGGCGGATCGCGTCGGCCGAACTCGCCCGCAAGCACCGCACCTACGCCTGCGCCGAAGTGCTGGCGGCCTCGGCACGGCTCGCGCTGCCCAAGGACCACATCCCCCAGTTGGACGAGGTCTCGGCCGCACTGGTGCCGCTCAGCGGATTCCGCTACGCCCCCGCCGCCGGGCTGGTGCCGCTGCGGGAGTTCTTCGGCTCGTTCGCGGACCGCACCTTCCACTCAACCCAGTACATTCGGCATCATTCCGCGCCGCTGTACACCCCGGAGCCCGATGCCATCCACGAGATCATCGGCCACGCCAACCAGATCGCGAGCCCGCGCTTCGCCGCCATCTACGAGGCGGTCGGTGCGGCCGTAGGACGGCTGGAGACCGAATCCGCGCTGAAATTCCTCGCGAATGTCTTCTGGTTCTCGATGGAGTTCGGGGTGGTCCGGGAAGACGGCGAAGTGCGTTGTTACGGTGCCGGATTGCTGTCGTCCTACGGTGAGATCGAGGAATTCCGGCATGCCGATCTACGGCCGCTCGACGTCGCCGCGATGGGCACCGCGGTCTACGACATCACGCACTACCAGCCGATTTTGTACTGCGCCGAGTCGGTTGCCGAGATCGAGGACGTGATCGGCGGATTCTTCTCCACGATGGACGACGACACTCCGGAACGGCTGCGCCATTCGAGTGCGGCTGGGGCCCAGTAG
- a CDS encoding type II toxin-antitoxin system VapB family antitoxin, with the protein MKSVRIDLDQKLLAAAAAIMGTSTSNATINEALRRIVVHERQLHHLEKLAATALFSLPAAEVVVVDG; encoded by the coding sequence ATGAAATCCGTGCGGATCGATCTCGACCAGAAGTTGCTCGCCGCCGCGGCCGCCATCATGGGGACCTCGACGAGCAATGCCACCATCAACGAGGCACTGCGCCGGATCGTCGTGCACGAACGCCAGCTGCATCATCTCGAAAAGCTGGCCGCCACCGCATTGTTCAGTCTCCCGGCCGCCGAGGTCGTGGTCGTCGACGGCTAG
- a CDS encoding alpha/beta hydrolase, with amino-acid sequence MVKPRKGTAAIRHAVLLAAVIAAGMLVTACDKAEEPAPPPVPNLDRYYQQKLSWGSCEGYQGGGELTAAGIECARVTVPIDYGKPDGDTARIAISRLRAQGTRVAALLTNPGGPGVPGLTMPLALAKTPVAERFDVIGMDVRGLGASTPRVSCRTATEYETDRFVLGRTDPLAEIDQIEQDNEDYANSCAQRTGLALLGHVGTGDVARDMDVIRAALGEQKLTYFGGSYGTRLGSTYAELFPDRVRAMVLDAPVDPTTNMGDEVITAAGFQQAFDAYAADCAKAPDCPLGTDPKKANDVYRALVLPLIEHPIITPDRRGLDYNAATTATISALYHPDSWPALTKGLTELTKGNGEALLGEAGAYQEVSSDDVHRAVLCLEEVRVTDRAVAADIDHRSRAAAPAFDDGLINAEAPLGTCAFWPVPPTAQPHVPTAVGLPELVVVAVTGDPATPYAGGVNLAKALGAALITYEGTQHGAALEGIACVDEPVLKYLIDLTPPAEGLRCSKP; translated from the coding sequence ATGGTCAAACCGCGCAAGGGAACCGCGGCAATCCGGCATGCCGTTCTGTTGGCCGCGGTGATCGCCGCGGGCATGCTGGTGACGGCGTGCGACAAGGCCGAGGAGCCCGCCCCGCCACCGGTCCCGAACCTGGATCGGTACTACCAGCAAAAGCTGAGCTGGGGTTCGTGCGAGGGCTACCAGGGTGGTGGCGAGCTCACCGCGGCCGGAATCGAATGTGCGCGGGTGACAGTGCCGATCGACTACGGAAAGCCCGACGGCGACACCGCTCGGATCGCGATCTCCCGGCTGCGCGCGCAGGGCACGCGGGTGGCGGCGCTGCTGACGAACCCGGGCGGACCGGGTGTGCCGGGGCTGACCATGCCGCTCGCGCTGGCGAAAACGCCGGTGGCCGAACGTTTCGACGTGATCGGGATGGACGTGCGCGGGCTCGGCGCCTCGACCCCGCGCGTCAGCTGCCGCACAGCCACCGAATACGAGACGGATCGCTTCGTACTCGGCCGGACCGATCCGCTCGCGGAGATCGACCAGATCGAGCAGGACAACGAGGATTACGCCAACTCATGCGCGCAGCGGACCGGACTCGCGCTGCTCGGGCACGTCGGCACCGGTGACGTCGCCCGCGACATGGATGTCATCCGGGCCGCGCTGGGCGAGCAGAAGCTGACGTACTTCGGCGGGTCCTACGGCACACGCCTCGGTTCGACCTATGCCGAACTGTTTCCGGATCGAGTGCGCGCGATGGTCCTGGACGCTCCCGTCGATCCGACGACGAATATGGGCGACGAGGTGATCACCGCGGCCGGTTTCCAGCAGGCGTTCGACGCCTACGCCGCCGACTGCGCCAAGGCACCGGACTGCCCGCTTGGCACCGACCCGAAGAAGGCCAACGACGTCTACCGCGCGCTGGTACTCCCCCTCATCGAACATCCGATCATCACGCCCGATCGCCGCGGGCTGGACTACAACGCCGCGACGACCGCGACCATTTCCGCGCTCTACCATCCCGATTCCTGGCCCGCGCTCACCAAGGGCTTGACCGAACTCACCAAGGGAAACGGCGAAGCGCTGCTCGGCGAGGCGGGCGCTTACCAGGAGGTCTCCTCCGACGACGTGCACCGCGCGGTGCTGTGCCTGGAGGAGGTCCGGGTGACCGACCGCGCCGTGGCGGCCGATATCGATCACCGATCCCGCGCCGCCGCACCCGCTTTCGACGATGGCCTGATCAATGCCGAGGCGCCCCTCGGCACCTGCGCGTTCTGGCCGGTCCCGCCGACCGCGCAACCGCATGTGCCCACGGCGGTGGGCCTGCCCGAGCTGGTGGTCGTCGCGGTGACCGGCGATCCGGCGACGCCATACGCCGGTGGTGTCAACCTCGCCAAAGCCCTTGGCGCCGCGTTGATCACCTACGAGGGCACGCAGCACGGCGCCGCGTTGGAGGGCATCGCCTGCGTCGACGAGCCGGTACTGAAGTACCTGATCGATCTGACACCACCGGCCGAGGGCCTGCGGTGCTCGAAACCCTGA
- a CDS encoding JAB domain-containing protein, with product MPVSLIDVPVEQRPRERLLALGPHALSDVELLALLLRHGRPGASALDLAVELLVEHGGLTGLAAARPEELSRRAGVGVAKAAALIAAFHLGSRARGDTATPIRLGGAADVAAVARPLFTGDRVERLLVLVCDAQNQLRQKVFVAEGAVDQVAVPVREILNTVLRHDGRAFAVVHNHPSGDPTPSLDDRRATTLLAEAARTVGLRFLDHVVVAGEAWSSAPAIVGNH from the coding sequence ATGCCGGTCTCTCTTATCGATGTACCCGTCGAGCAACGGCCGCGCGAGCGTCTGCTCGCCCTCGGTCCACACGCGCTCAGCGATGTCGAACTGCTGGCCTTGCTGCTACGACACGGCAGGCCCGGCGCGAGCGCGCTGGACCTGGCGGTGGAACTACTCGTCGAACACGGCGGGCTGACCGGGCTGGCCGCGGCACGCCCCGAGGAACTGTCCCGCCGCGCCGGCGTCGGGGTGGCGAAGGCCGCGGCCCTCATCGCTGCCTTCCACCTCGGCTCCCGGGCCCGCGGCGACACCGCCACCCCGATCCGCCTCGGCGGCGCGGCCGATGTCGCCGCCGTCGCTCGCCCACTGTTCACCGGCGACCGCGTCGAGCGGCTGCTCGTCCTGGTGTGCGACGCGCAGAACCAGTTGCGGCAGAAGGTATTCGTCGCCGAGGGCGCGGTGGACCAGGTGGCGGTACCGGTCCGGGAAATCCTGAACACCGTCCTGCGCCACGACGGCCGCGCCTTCGCCGTCGTGCACAATCACCCCTCCGGAGACCCCACCCCTAGCCTCGACGACCGTCGCGCCACCACCCTGCTCGCCGAAGCCGCCCGCACCGTCGGCCTCCGCTTCCTCGACCACGTGGTGGTCGCGGGCGAGGCCTGGTCCAGCGCCCCGGCCATCGTCGGCAACCACTGA
- a CDS encoding DUF6008 family protein, which produces MENMHHGASAAGWEIAGAVLMVAWMVVMWAAVAVLAFAIRGQVRPWMYRTSLGVIALGVIAQIGHFQEHIAQAGYWIAHSNAPAWMTPWGTGLANGFGQVDTSKPTLGMEILHLVGNFHFLAGLVGVALITHRALESKARKWGRMGVLMQGIHGIEHIALTVSVLLGAKAFGLSTWFGLLDPGPGLWTYRVWWHFFANVIGTTIFAMALFHLWRERATIEATFGAPATGSAGQPESVQAEGAGSAGTPVPVG; this is translated from the coding sequence ATGGAAAATATGCATCACGGCGCGAGCGCGGCCGGCTGGGAGATCGCGGGGGCGGTCCTGATGGTGGCCTGGATGGTGGTGATGTGGGCCGCGGTAGCGGTTTTGGCCTTCGCCATCCGGGGGCAGGTGCGGCCATGGATGTACCGGACCAGTCTCGGTGTCATCGCCTTGGGGGTGATCGCGCAGATCGGCCATTTCCAAGAGCACATCGCGCAAGCCGGTTACTGGATAGCGCATTCGAACGCGCCGGCCTGGATGACCCCGTGGGGCACTGGTCTGGCCAACGGGTTCGGCCAGGTCGATACCTCGAAGCCGACGCTGGGCATGGAGATCCTGCACCTGGTCGGCAATTTTCACTTCCTCGCCGGCTTGGTCGGCGTCGCGCTGATCACCCATCGCGCCCTGGAGAGCAAGGCGCGCAAGTGGGGGCGGATGGGCGTGTTGATGCAGGGCATCCACGGCATCGAGCACATCGCCCTGACGGTCTCGGTGCTGTTGGGCGCGAAGGCCTTCGGGTTGTCCACCTGGTTCGGGCTGCTCGACCCCGGCCCAGGACTGTGGACCTACCGGGTCTGGTGGCACTTCTTCGCCAATGTGATCGGCACGACGATCTTCGCCATGGCGTTGTTCCACTTGTGGCGGGAGCGGGCCACCATCGAAGCGACCTTCGGAGCACCGGCGACCGGCTCGGCCGGGCAACCGGAATCGGTGCAGGCCGAGGGGGCAGGGTCCGCTGGGACGCCGGTGCCCGTCGGCTAA
- a CDS encoding TetR/AcrR family transcriptional regulator, whose product MADRDKARTPLNKDRVLRAAIALADDAGIDSLSMRNLAQQLGVVPMALYKHVANKDELLDGVVDVLVAEIDPPDSDLDWKPAVRQRILAARRTLQRHPWASRVIESRPAPTPAVLAYLESIIRMFRAGGFSVDLTHHVMHALGSRIFGFTQELFDNSANPDPQAQAAALQHLSAEYPHIAEIAVRADHDDQSIVGPGCDDQFEFEFALDLLLDGFERLWRQGWSSADPGHHRTAN is encoded by the coding sequence ATGGCTGACCGGGACAAGGCCCGCACCCCGCTGAACAAAGACCGGGTACTGCGTGCGGCCATCGCCCTCGCCGACGACGCTGGTATCGACTCCCTCAGCATGCGCAACCTCGCCCAGCAACTCGGCGTCGTTCCGATGGCTCTCTATAAACACGTGGCGAACAAGGACGAACTACTCGACGGCGTCGTCGACGTCCTCGTGGCGGAGATCGACCCGCCGGATTCAGACCTCGACTGGAAACCGGCGGTCCGGCAGCGCATCCTCGCTGCGCGACGAACCCTCCAGCGGCACCCGTGGGCCTCGCGCGTGATCGAATCCCGCCCCGCGCCGACGCCCGCGGTACTGGCATATTTGGAGTCGATCATCAGGATGTTCCGGGCAGGCGGCTTCTCGGTCGACCTCACCCATCACGTGATGCACGCGCTGGGCAGCCGCATATTCGGCTTCACCCAGGAGCTGTTCGACAATTCCGCCAACCCGGACCCGCAGGCGCAAGCCGCCGCGCTGCAACACCTTTCAGCCGAGTACCCGCACATCGCGGAGATCGCCGTCCGAGCGGATCACGACGATCAGTCGATCGTCGGCCCGGGCTGCGACGATCAGTTCGAGTTCGAATTCGCCCTCGATCTGCTCTTGGACGGGTTCGAACGCCTGTGGCGGCAGGGATGGAGTTCCGCCGATCCAGGCCACCACAGGACGGCGAATTAG
- a CDS encoding DUF4386 domain-containing protein → MSSTRTTAVIAGALFLLTEVTAVAGLALYRPVLDDASYIIGAGADGRVLTGGLFELILVVAVVGTATTLYPVLERHGKNLALGYLCGRLLEAAVIAVGIVSVLSIVTLRQDLAGTDNPALITVGRSLVAMHDWTFLIGPNFILGANSLLLAILMYRSQLVPRPIAVLGLIGGPLICVSATAVLFGRYEQLSAWGSIAALPVFAWEVGLALYLIIKGFKQSPAPTHAITT, encoded by the coding sequence ATGAGCTCAACGAGGACGACGGCGGTGATCGCAGGTGCGCTCTTCCTGCTCACGGAGGTCACCGCGGTGGCGGGGCTGGCGCTGTACCGGCCGGTTCTGGACGACGCGAGTTACATCATCGGCGCCGGGGCCGACGGGCGCGTGCTGACGGGCGGTCTCTTCGAGCTCATCCTCGTTGTCGCCGTCGTCGGCACAGCGACCACGCTGTACCCCGTCCTCGAACGGCACGGCAAGAATTTGGCGCTCGGCTACCTGTGTGGTCGGTTGCTGGAAGCCGCCGTCATCGCTGTCGGGATCGTCAGCGTGCTGTCGATAGTGACGTTGCGACAGGACCTCGCGGGAACCGACAACCCAGCATTGATCACCGTGGGCAGATCCCTTGTCGCCATGCACGACTGGACGTTCCTGATTGGACCCAATTTCATCCTGGGTGCCAATAGTTTGTTGCTCGCCATCTTGATGTACCGCTCCCAGCTGGTGCCGCGGCCCATCGCCGTCCTCGGTCTCATCGGCGGCCCGCTCATCTGCGTTTCGGCGACCGCCGTCCTTTTCGGGCGCTACGAACAGCTTTCGGCGTGGGGCTCGATCGCCGCGCTACCGGTGTTCGCGTGGGAGGTCGGTCTCGCGCTGTACCTGATCATCAAGGGTTTCAAGCAGTCGCCCGCCCCCACCCACGCCATCACGACCTGA
- a CDS encoding alkaline phosphatase D family protein — protein sequence MDLSRRQLLRFAGAGSAAVLVGASAASSGVFRVPRWSEDPFSLGVASGDPTGDGVVLWTRLAPDPFAPDGLGGMPLRPVSVEYEVAHDEGFRQVVARGSAVATRELAHSVHPEVGGLAPDRWYFYRFRAGSVISPVGRTRTAPLPGQPTARMRFAFASCQSWNSGYYTAYEHMSAEDLDLVVHLGDYIYERGWNRGRVGMAPEPQFQAEAMDLAGYRLRYAQAKAEQPLRAAHAAFPWLVTMDDHEIDNNWAGDSPGLGFDIYRIPAVFRRRRAAAFQAMYEHQPLRIEQMPTGSAMHLHRRYGYGDLAEITMIDTRQYRSKQACGDGNTVIDCTDRFAADRTILGARQRDWLIDGFANSPARWQIIGNQVSMAQADQDAGPVTAVGTDSWDGYVADRNTVLGAAADRGVRNLVVITGDRHQNQAADLRTDYADPESPVVASEFIGTSISSGGDGVDMHDSGRNLLAANPDLKFFNAQRGYVRVELDHNLWRNDFRVVPYIRTPGAPIHTRASFVVQDRIPGVTETSHPDKATPLPAPATTADSPNNGPR from the coding sequence ATGGATCTGTCTCGTCGACAGCTGTTGAGATTCGCGGGTGCCGGGTCGGCTGCGGTGCTGGTGGGGGCTTCGGCGGCGAGTAGCGGGGTGTTCCGGGTGCCGCGGTGGTCCGAGGATCCGTTCAGTTTGGGGGTGGCTTCCGGGGATCCGACTGGGGACGGGGTGGTGTTGTGGACGCGGTTGGCGCCGGATCCGTTCGCGCCGGATGGGCTCGGTGGGATGCCTCTGCGGCCGGTGAGTGTGGAGTACGAAGTCGCGCATGACGAGGGCTTTCGGCAGGTGGTGGCGCGCGGGAGTGCGGTCGCGACAAGGGAATTGGCGCATAGCGTGCATCCGGAGGTCGGTGGATTGGCGCCGGATCGGTGGTATTTCTATCGGTTTCGGGCGGGGTCGGTGATTTCACCGGTGGGGCGGACGCGCACGGCTCCGCTGCCGGGGCAGCCGACCGCGCGGATGCGGTTCGCCTTCGCTTCGTGCCAGTCCTGGAATTCGGGCTACTACACCGCCTACGAGCACATGAGTGCCGAAGACCTTGACCTGGTTGTGCATCTGGGTGACTACATCTATGAGCGCGGCTGGAATCGGGGGCGCGTTGGGATGGCGCCGGAACCGCAGTTCCAGGCCGAGGCGATGGATCTGGCCGGGTACCGGCTGCGCTATGCGCAGGCCAAAGCCGAGCAGCCGCTGCGGGCCGCGCATGCCGCATTCCCCTGGCTGGTCACCATGGACGATCACGAGATCGACAACAACTGGGCGGGCGACTCACCCGGGCTCGGGTTCGATATCTATCGCATTCCGGCGGTGTTCCGCCGCCGCAGGGCCGCCGCCTTCCAGGCGATGTACGAACACCAACCGCTGCGTATAGAGCAAATGCCGACCGGGTCGGCAATGCACTTGCACCGCCGCTACGGGTACGGCGACCTGGCCGAGATCACGATGATCGACACCCGCCAGTACCGCAGCAAGCAGGCTTGCGGCGACGGCAACACCGTCATCGACTGCACCGATCGATTCGCCGCCGATCGCACGATTCTTGGTGCGCGGCAACGGGATTGGCTGATCGACGGGTTCGCCAACTCCCCCGCCCGCTGGCAGATCATCGGTAACCAGGTATCGATGGCCCAGGCCGACCAGGACGCCGGCCCGGTCACCGCGGTGGGCACGGATTCCTGGGACGGATACGTGGCAGACCGCAACACGGTGCTCGGCGCGGCCGCCGACCGCGGCGTGCGCAACCTCGTCGTGATCACCGGAGACCGGCACCAGAACCAGGCCGCCGATCTGCGCACCGACTACGCCGATCCCGAATCACCCGTCGTGGCATCGGAATTCATCGGCACATCGATCTCCAGCGGCGGCGACGGGGTCGACATGCACGACTCCGGCCGCAACCTGCTCGCCGCCAACCCCGACCTCAAATTCTTCAATGCCCAACGCGGCTACGTCCGCGTCGAACTCGATCACAACCTGTGGCGCAACGACTTCCGGGTTGTGCCCTACATCCGAACGCCCGGCGCACCCATTCACACCCGCGCCAGTTTCGTTGTTCAAGACCGGATCCCCGGCGTCACCGAGACCTCCCACCCCGACAAGGCGACCCCACTCCCCGCCCCCGCCACAACGGCCGACTCACCGAACAACGGCCCCCGGTAA